One region of Cloacibacillus sp. An23 genomic DNA includes:
- a CDS encoding class I SAM-dependent methyltransferase, with translation MDQQEYWNKAAETKQFTTPFQLEAFEKYVPRVASILDVGCGYGRTLDELYRAGWRDLIGIDFSEGMIQRGRDEYPYLDLRVKAEAERIDLPDESAGAVIVFAVLTCIRTDAEQERFIAEIRRVLRPGGILYVNDFLLNADERNAARYEKFKDKYGVYGVFELPEGAVCRHHDELWIKALLSGFKELEYSRLTFTTMNGHTSNGFYFIGRAEK, from the coding sequence ATGGATCAGCAGGAATATTGGAACAAAGCCGCGGAGACAAAACAATTCACAACGCCGTTTCAGCTCGAAGCGTTTGAAAAATACGTCCCGCGCGTAGCCTCGATACTCGACGTCGGCTGCGGCTACGGGCGCACGCTCGACGAGCTTTACCGCGCGGGCTGGCGCGATCTCATAGGCATAGATTTTTCCGAAGGAATGATACAAAGAGGCCGCGACGAGTATCCTTACCTTGACCTGCGAGTGAAGGCCGAGGCGGAGAGAATCGACCTGCCAGACGAAAGCGCCGGCGCCGTTATAGTCTTCGCCGTGCTCACCTGCATACGCACCGACGCGGAGCAGGAGCGCTTCATAGCGGAGATCCGCCGCGTCCTGCGTCCCGGCGGTATCCTGTACGTCAACGACTTCCTGCTCAACGCCGACGAGCGCAACGCCGCGCGCTACGAAAAATTCAAAGACAAGTACGGCGTGTACGGCGTCTTCGAACTGCCGGAAGGCGCGGTATGCCGCCACCACGACGAGCTTTGGATAAAGGCGCTCCTGAGCGGCTTCAAAGAGCTCGAATACAGCCGCCTGACCTTCACGACGATGAACGGACACACGTCGAACGGCTTTTATTTTATCGGACGGGCGGAGAAGTGA
- a CDS encoding DEAD/DEAH box helicase, with amino-acid sequence MNVFDRYAPFIQDYIYRYGWKALRGVQNAAGEAIFGTEDNVLLTASTASGKTEAAFFPILTLLDEDPPRSVGALYIAPLKALINDQFGRLGELCEEAGIPVTRWHGDVPQSQKRRLMRKPGGILQITPESLESLMINKHMEIPSLFGDLRFIVIDEIHSLLRGDRGLQTFCLIERMCRLAGCSPRRVGLSATIGDPEAAGRFLAAGSGRRTVVPRFDGGREVWRLSMEHFYNTAPQADEDRQSAPETIRPEAPADTAPKAADPGIGYIFEHTRGKKCLIFTNSREECEAVCQCLRQYCEANGEPDRFLIHHGNLSSSYRESAEEEMKDDDSTMSVCATATLELGIDVGRLERAFQIDAPFTVSGFLQRMGRTGRRGAPAEMWFVMREDHAEPRALMPETVPWYLIQGIAIVQLYIEERFVEPPRTGRLPYSLLYHQTMSTLASCGEMTPGELASRVLTLSCFRGISQDDYRILLRRLLETDHISRTENGGLILGLAGERIVNDYKFYAVFRENIEYSVRSGPEELGTIVKPPPPGDKIAIAGRVWLVEEVDHKKREVWCTLVKGSIPAYFGDVAGDIHTRILERMYGVLNERTSYPYLMRRAACRLMDARETFAKAGVAERPLVNLGGNIWALFPWLGSYGFLALERFLKIRCGKRLGLRGLAPSRPYYMQFTMKASEEEFYRVTAEEAAKDFDPMELLYPKEVPVFEKYDEYVPEELVRKGFAQGVLDVGGMKRRVLGWPACLGA; translated from the coding sequence ATGAACGTCTTCGACCGGTACGCTCCCTTCATACAGGACTACATATACCGCTATGGCTGGAAGGCGCTGCGCGGCGTGCAGAACGCCGCTGGCGAGGCCATCTTCGGCACGGAAGACAACGTGCTTCTGACCGCCTCGACGGCTTCCGGCAAGACGGAGGCGGCGTTTTTCCCGATACTGACGCTGCTAGACGAAGACCCTCCGCGCAGCGTCGGCGCGCTTTATATAGCGCCGCTGAAAGCTCTGATCAACGACCAGTTCGGCAGGCTCGGCGAACTCTGCGAAGAGGCCGGCATCCCCGTGACCCGCTGGCACGGCGACGTGCCGCAGTCGCAGAAACGGCGGCTTATGCGCAAGCCGGGCGGCATCCTGCAGATAACGCCGGAATCGCTCGAATCTCTGATGATAAACAAGCACATGGAGATTCCGTCGCTCTTCGGCGACCTGCGCTTTATCGTCATAGATGAAATCCATTCGCTTCTGCGCGGCGACCGCGGCCTGCAGACATTCTGCCTGATAGAGCGCATGTGCCGCCTTGCCGGGTGCAGCCCGCGAAGAGTCGGCCTGTCCGCCACCATCGGCGACCCGGAAGCGGCGGGGCGTTTCCTCGCCGCCGGCAGCGGACGGCGCACCGTAGTGCCGCGCTTCGACGGCGGCAGGGAAGTGTGGCGGCTCTCGATGGAACATTTTTACAACACAGCGCCGCAGGCCGACGAAGACCGCCAGTCGGCGCCGGAGACCATCCGTCCGGAAGCGCCGGCCGACACCGCGCCCAAGGCTGCCGACCCGGGGATAGGCTACATCTTCGAGCACACGCGGGGCAAGAAATGCCTCATCTTCACCAACTCGCGCGAAGAATGCGAAGCCGTCTGCCAGTGCCTTCGGCAGTACTGTGAGGCCAACGGCGAGCCCGACAGATTCCTAATACACCACGGAAACCTCTCGTCGTCGTACCGCGAGAGCGCCGAAGAAGAGATGAAGGACGACGACTCGACGATGTCCGTCTGCGCGACGGCGACGCTCGAGCTCGGAATCGACGTCGGCAGACTCGAGCGCGCGTTCCAGATAGACGCGCCCTTCACAGTCTCCGGCTTTCTCCAGAGGATGGGCAGGACGGGACGGCGCGGCGCTCCGGCCGAAATGTGGTTCGTCATGCGCGAAGACCACGCCGAGCCGCGAGCGCTGATGCCCGAGACGGTCCCGTGGTATCTGATACAGGGGATCGCCATCGTGCAGCTCTACATCGAAGAGCGCTTCGTCGAGCCGCCGCGTACCGGCCGGCTGCCCTACAGCCTGCTCTATCACCAGACAATGAGCACTCTCGCGTCGTGCGGCGAGATGACGCCGGGGGAGCTGGCCTCGCGCGTGCTGACGCTCTCCTGCTTCCGCGGGATTTCGCAGGACGACTACCGCATCCTGCTCCGCCGCCTGCTCGAAACGGACCACATAAGCCGGACTGAAAACGGAGGCCTCATCCTCGGCCTCGCCGGCGAACGCATAGTCAACGACTACAAGTTCTATGCCGTATTCCGCGAAAACATAGAATACTCTGTTCGCTCCGGCCCCGAAGAGCTGGGTACGATAGTAAAGCCGCCGCCCCCAGGCGACAAGATAGCGATAGCCGGCCGCGTCTGGCTCGTCGAAGAGGTGGACCACAAAAAACGCGAAGTCTGGTGTACGCTTGTAAAAGGCAGCATCCCGGCCTACTTCGGCGACGTGGCCGGCGACATCCACACGCGCATACTCGAACGCATGTACGGCGTCCTGAACGAGCGGACGAGCTATCCGTACCTCATGCGCCGCGCGGCGTGCAGGCTTATGGACGCGAGGGAGACATTCGCGAAAGCTGGCGTCGCGGAACGGCCGCTCGTGAACCTCGGCGGAAACATATGGGCGCTGTTCCCGTGGCTCGGAAGCTACGGCTTTCTCGCGCTTGAGCGGTTTCTCAAAATACGCTGCGGCAAACGGCTCGGCCTCCGCGGGCTCGCCCCTTCGCGGCCGTACTACATGCAGTTCACGATGAAGGCCTCGGAAGAAGAATTCTACCGCGTCACGGCCGAAGAGGCCGCCAAAGACTTCGACCCGATGGAGCTGCTCTACCCGAAGGAAGTCCCCGTCTTTGAAAAATACGACGAATACGTGCCCGAAGAGCTGGTCAGAAAAGGCTTCGCGCAGGGCGTGCTCGACGTCGGCGGCATGAAGCGCAGGGTGCTCGGCTGGCCCGCGTGCCTCGGCGCGTGA
- the secG gene encoding preprotein translocase subunit SecG, translated as MRILLGVIHILVCAALIAVVMMQKRKSGGFTGAFGGGGTQADMSGTWQRMSGLTKVTACLMAAFMVISIIQVLVR; from the coding sequence GTGAGAATCCTTTTGGGAGTCATTCACATACTCGTTTGCGCAGCGTTGATAGCCGTCGTAATGATGCAGAAAAGAAAATCCGGCGGATTCACCGGAGCGTTCGGCGGCGGCGGCACGCAGGCCGATATGAGCGGCACGTGGCAGCGCATGAGCGGCCTGACTAAGGTAACGGCGTGCCTCATGGCGGCCTTCATGGTCATCTCCATCATCCAGGTACTCGTCAGATAG
- the ilvD gene encoding dihydroxy-acid dehydratase produces MSSHNINDPTQAYYVGLMNSCGYSEKDLGKPVIGIVNSYTDANPGHKPLRELAQRVAEGVWAAGGTPAEFNVPAPCDGMAQGLGMHYILPSRDLIAGAAECMARAHDFDGLVFLCSCDKIVPGMLMAAASLDKPCLFLTAGCMVPYDDGERVYVTPDLKESIGAYRAEKITADEFSRFKHSICHSCGTCSMYGTANTMGVFAEAIGIAPFDSTTMLFCSAEKVRQARAVGERAVELVREGTCFSDIVTKNSIINGLRHVSATGGSSNAQIHVCALARVMGIDLTLKEFDEIQKDIPVIAKFKPSSKYNISDYHKAGGVGATLKAIKRHLNLNEKLAMGGTLGEYLDAYSRRVDPEIIHGEDDPLYPDGCYAVLYGNVAPGGCVIKKSGVVPEMFKHTGPAVCFDSEEELRDFMVNKDIKPGCVLVIRYEGPKGGPGMREMSIPAAMLVGMGLHTSVAMITDGRYSGATRGPCVGHISPEAWDGGPIAAIQDGDMITIDIDAKTINVALTDEEIAERLKHVKRPDHPAPGVLSAYRLGVSGPDEGALWLYRK; encoded by the coding sequence ATGAGCAGTCACAATATCAACGATCCAACTCAGGCTTATTACGTAGGGTTGATGAATTCGTGCGGTTATTCGGAGAAAGATCTTGGCAAACCCGTCATCGGTATCGTTAACTCATATACCGACGCAAACCCGGGGCACAAGCCGCTGCGCGAACTGGCCCAGCGCGTCGCCGAAGGGGTATGGGCTGCGGGCGGAACGCCGGCTGAGTTCAACGTACCGGCTCCGTGCGACGGCATGGCTCAGGGGCTCGGGATGCACTACATACTGCCATCGCGCGACCTCATCGCCGGGGCGGCGGAATGTATGGCGCGCGCGCACGATTTCGACGGACTCGTATTCCTCTGCTCGTGCGACAAAATAGTCCCGGGCATGCTCATGGCGGCGGCCTCGCTCGACAAACCGTGCCTTTTCCTCACGGCAGGATGCATGGTGCCATACGACGACGGCGAGCGCGTATATGTGACGCCCGACCTGAAGGAATCCATCGGCGCGTACAGGGCGGAGAAGATAACGGCCGACGAATTCAGCCGCTTCAAACACAGCATCTGCCATTCGTGCGGAACATGTTCGATGTACGGAACGGCGAACACGATGGGCGTATTCGCCGAAGCGATAGGCATCGCCCCCTTCGACTCGACGACCATGCTCTTCTGCTCGGCGGAAAAAGTACGGCAGGCGCGCGCCGTCGGAGAGAGAGCCGTCGAACTCGTGCGCGAGGGGACATGCTTCTCCGACATCGTGACGAAGAACTCCATAATCAACGGCCTGCGCCACGTCTCCGCGACCGGAGGGTCGAGCAACGCGCAGATACACGTATGCGCCCTCGCGCGCGTCATGGGAATAGACCTGACGCTCAAGGAGTTCGACGAAATTCAGAAAGACATCCCCGTAATAGCGAAATTCAAGCCGTCGTCGAAATACAACATCAGCGACTACCACAAGGCCGGCGGTGTCGGCGCGACGCTCAAAGCTATAAAACGCCATCTTAATCTCAACGAGAAACTCGCGATGGGCGGAACGCTCGGCGAATATCTCGACGCATACAGCCGCCGCGTCGACCCCGAAATAATCCACGGCGAAGACGACCCGCTCTACCCCGACGGATGCTACGCGGTTCTCTACGGCAATGTCGCGCCCGGCGGCTGCGTCATAAAGAAAAGCGGCGTCGTGCCGGAGATGTTCAAACACACAGGCCCCGCCGTCTGCTTCGACTCGGAAGAAGAGCTGCGCGACTTCATGGTGAACAAGGACATAAAGCCCGGCTGCGTCCTCGTCATACGCTATGAGGGGCCAAAGGGCGGCCCGGGAATGCGCGAGATGTCCATCCCCGCCGCTATGCTCGTCGGCATGGGGCTGCACACCAGCGTCGCGATGATAACCGACGGACGCTACTCGGGCGCGACGCGCGGCCCGTGCGTCGGACACATCTCCCCAGAGGCCTGGGACGGCGGCCCGATAGCGGCGATACAGGACGGCGATATGATAACGATAGACATCGACGCGAAAACCATCAACGTCGCCCTCACTGACGAAGAAATAGCGGAACGGCTGAAACACGTAAAACGCCCCGACCACCCCGCCCCCGGTGTGCTGTCAGCGTACAGGCTCGGAGTTTCCGGGCCGGATGAAGGAGCGCTCTGGCTCTACCGTAAATAG
- the rpsI gene encoding 30S ribosomal protein S9, which produces MAEKKSAFLWGTGRRKNAIARVRICEGTGQFLINNREVKDYLPRFYWSSMAVQPLAVAGVEGKIDVFVNAHGGGLTGQAGAIRLGVARAILKMYPNARPALKKAGFLTRDPRMVERKKVGLKGARANKQFSKR; this is translated from the coding sequence ATGGCAGAGAAAAAATCGGCTTTCCTCTGGGGAACCGGAAGAAGAAAGAACGCGATAGCCCGCGTCCGCATATGCGAAGGCACGGGACAGTTCCTCATCAACAACCGTGAAGTCAAGGACTACCTCCCGCGCTTCTACTGGTCCTCGATGGCTGTACAGCCCCTCGCAGTAGCCGGCGTCGAAGGCAAGATCGACGTATTCGTCAACGCCCACGGCGGCGGACTTACCGGCCAGGCCGGAGCCATCCGCCTCGGCGTCGCCCGCGCGATCCTCAAGATGTACCCGAACGCGCGCCCGGCGCTCAAAAAAGCAGGCTTCCTAACGCGCGATCCGCGCATGGTCGAACGCAAGAAGGTCGGCCTCAAAGGCGCCCGCGCCAACAAGCAGTTCTCTAAGCGTTAA
- a CDS encoding helix-turn-helix domain-containing protein, translated as MDQTMTYEEYLRDVKKGIVTDLGNCPVTPLLRMLQGKWKTQILYELCIHDTVRFSTLKKEIRGITNTMLASALRELEADGFVNRVQYNEIPPHVEYSFTERGRDLMPIFYQIMLWGFKHENDGAKKDEGNENTQDAACD; from the coding sequence ATGGACCAAACAATGACATACGAAGAATACCTGCGCGACGTTAAAAAAGGCATCGTGACCGACCTCGGCAACTGCCCCGTCACGCCGCTGCTGCGGATGCTCCAGGGCAAATGGAAGACGCAGATTTTATACGAGCTCTGCATCCACGACACGGTGCGATTCAGCACGCTGAAAAAAGAAATACGCGGCATCACCAACACCATGCTGGCCAGCGCGCTGCGCGAGCTCGAAGCCGACGGCTTCGTAAACCGCGTACAATACAACGAAATTCCGCCTCACGTGGAATATTCCTTTACGGAGCGAGGAAGAGACCTCATGCCGATTTTCTATCAAATAATGCTCTGGGGCTTCAAACATGAAAACGACGGTGCAAAAAAAGACGAAGGAAATGAAAATACGCAAGACGCCGCATGCGACTGA
- the rplM gene encoding 50S ribosomal protein L13, giving the protein MIGTRSYMAKGEEVERKWYLIDATDKHLGRLAVQVARILSGKHKPTYTPHVDTGDFVVLINADKVGLTGKKLIQSTIRRHTGHPGGLKSLTYKEVLERRPERLIERVVWGMLPKTKLGRDMYRKLKVYAGPAHPHAAQKPEQID; this is encoded by the coding sequence ATGATAGGCACTCGTTCCTACATGGCCAAGGGCGAAGAAGTAGAGCGCAAGTGGTATCTCATCGACGCCACCGACAAGCATCTTGGCCGTCTCGCAGTACAGGTAGCCCGCATCCTTTCGGGCAAGCATAAGCCCACATATACGCCGCACGTCGACACCGGCGATTTCGTCGTCCTCATCAACGCGGACAAGGTCGGGCTCACCGGCAAAAAACTCATCCAGTCCACGATACGCCGCCACACGGGACATCCCGGCGGCCTCAAGTCGCTCACCTATAAGGAAGTCCTCGAGCGCCGTCCCGAGCGCCTTATCGAGCGCGTCGTCTGGGGCATGCTTCCCAAGACGAAGCTCGGACGCGACATGTACCGCAAGCTCAAGGTCTACGCCGGCCCGGCTCATCCGCACGCGGCGCAGAAACCCGAGCAGATAGACTAA
- the rdgB gene encoding RdgB/HAM1 family non-canonical purine NTP pyrophosphatase, whose amino-acid sequence MRIVFASGNRGKYREMKAQLEPAGVELLFGGDMEGPHEIEENGETYAENALIKARAWAEATGLPALADDSGLEARALGGLPGVRSARIVEGGDADRTRWLLGELADKEDRRGRFACAIAVVLAPGKKPLVVTRYCPGTIIRKPRGESGFGYDPVFVPEGFDKTFAELGDEIKNKISHRALAVKGIAQKLKDMIE is encoded by the coding sequence ATGCGCATAGTCTTCGCGAGCGGGAACAGAGGCAAATACAGAGAGATGAAGGCGCAGCTCGAGCCGGCCGGCGTGGAGCTGCTCTTCGGCGGCGACATGGAAGGGCCGCACGAAATCGAAGAGAACGGCGAGACCTACGCGGAAAACGCGCTCATCAAAGCACGCGCGTGGGCCGAGGCTACCGGCCTTCCGGCTCTCGCCGACGACAGCGGCCTCGAGGCCCGCGCGCTCGGCGGACTGCCCGGCGTGCGTTCCGCCCGCATAGTTGAAGGCGGCGACGCGGACAGGACGCGCTGGCTGCTCGGCGAGCTCGCGGACAAAGAGGACAGGCGCGGACGCTTCGCCTGCGCGATAGCCGTCGTCCTCGCGCCCGGCAAAAAGCCGCTCGTCGTGACGAGGTACTGCCCCGGCACGATAATACGCAAGCCGCGCGGAGAATCCGGCTTCGGCTACGACCCCGTATTCGTCCCGGAGGGCTTCGACAAAACCTTCGCGGAGCTCGGCGACGAGATAAAAAATAAAATTTCCCACCGCGCGCTCGCAGTCAAAGGTATAGCCCAAAAGCTCAAGGATATGATAGAATAA
- a CDS encoding nicotinate phosphoribosyltransferase, with translation MTIKPLDSQKDIASYKGEEGRLFSATHEEILEGWTTDIYFLKTRDVLRSAGLLDTPVVAEVFTRKSGIFCGSEEVLNLFRRLPNPPQVEALAEGDSFEAKEVLMRITGTYESFGIYETVLLGMLASSTGWATAARECVEAAEGRSVLCFGARHVHPAIAPVMERAAKIAGCSAMSCILAAKLCGEEPKGTVPHAAILMVGDTVKLAKLYDAQVPQEEPRIVLVDTFKDECEEALRVADALGDKLSGIRLDTPGERGGVTPDLVREMRWRLDAAGFNKVQIIATGGLTPERIRVMNEAGADVYGVGSYITSGAQRDMTMDIKMVDGRPIAKRGRLPGIIPNPRLKRVL, from the coding sequence ATGACCATCAAGCCTCTGGACAGCCAGAAAGACATAGCCTCATACAAGGGCGAGGAGGGACGCCTCTTCTCCGCCACCCACGAGGAGATACTCGAAGGCTGGACTACGGACATATATTTCCTCAAGACACGCGACGTCCTGCGCTCGGCGGGACTCCTCGACACCCCGGTCGTCGCCGAGGTGTTCACACGCAAAAGCGGGATATTCTGCGGCTCCGAAGAAGTCCTCAACCTCTTCCGCCGCCTTCCGAACCCGCCGCAGGTCGAAGCTCTCGCAGAGGGAGACAGCTTCGAAGCGAAGGAAGTCCTCATGCGCATAACCGGCACATACGAGTCCTTCGGCATCTACGAAACCGTCCTCCTCGGAATGCTCGCCTCCTCCACCGGCTGGGCGACAGCCGCCAGGGAATGCGTCGAAGCCGCCGAAGGACGCAGCGTCCTCTGCTTCGGGGCGCGCCACGTACACCCGGCGATAGCTCCAGTCATGGAGCGCGCGGCGAAAATCGCTGGCTGCAGCGCCATGAGCTGCATACTCGCAGCAAAGCTCTGCGGCGAAGAGCCGAAAGGCACCGTACCGCATGCGGCGATACTCATGGTTGGAGACACCGTAAAGCTCGCCAAGCTCTATGACGCGCAGGTACCGCAGGAAGAGCCGCGCATCGTCCTCGTCGATACCTTCAAGGACGAATGCGAGGAAGCTCTGCGCGTCGCCGACGCGCTCGGAGACAAACTCTCCGGCATACGCCTAGACACGCCGGGCGAGCGCGGCGGAGTCACGCCCGATCTTGTGCGCGAAATGCGTTGGAGGCTGGACGCGGCGGGATTCAACAAAGTACAGATAATAGCTACCGGCGGACTCACGCCGGAGCGCATAAGGGTCATGAACGAAGCGGGCGCGGACGTCTACGGCGTAGGCAGCTACATAACCAGCGGCGCGCAGCGCGACATGACGATGGACATAAAAATGGTAGACGGCAGGCCGATAGCCAAGCGCGGCCGTCTACCGGGGATAATCCCGAACCCGAGACTTAAACGCGTGCTCTAA
- a CDS encoding LysR family transcriptional regulator — protein MTNGERLFLVLAEELNFGRAARKSFISQQSLSDHIKRLEDHYGVSLFTRRPAVELTDAGRAVQRSLLAVRNIEQGLDAELSEIQRGASGTLRLGMNYTRAKIIVPELFRWCRMKYPNVKIELTLEETLTMQELLKRGSWSVFSASTPSRRRICACARWRTKGYI, from the coding sequence TTGACTAACGGGGAAAGGTTGTTTCTGGTTCTGGCGGAGGAGCTGAACTTCGGACGGGCCGCAAGGAAATCTTTCATCAGCCAGCAGAGTCTGAGCGACCACATCAAGCGGCTCGAAGATCATTATGGCGTGAGCCTTTTCACGCGGCGTCCCGCCGTCGAACTTACGGATGCGGGGCGTGCGGTGCAGCGGTCACTGCTCGCGGTCAGGAATATAGAGCAGGGACTAGACGCAGAGCTGTCGGAGATCCAGCGCGGCGCTTCGGGAACACTGCGGCTTGGCATGAACTACACTCGCGCGAAGATAATAGTGCCGGAGCTTTTCAGATGGTGCCGCATGAAGTACCCGAACGTGAAGATAGAGCTGACGCTTGAAGAGACTCTGACGATGCAGGAGCTTTTGAAAAGGGGAAGCTGGAGTGTTTTCTCGGCGTCAACGCCGTCACGCCGCCGGATATGCGCGTGCGCGCGCTGGCGAACGAAGGGATATATCTAG
- the rph gene encoding ribonuclease PH, translating into MEAARIDGRAPGGLRPITIERGVNRYAEGSALIRWGDTHVLCTATVEEKVPPFLRGSGSGWITAEYAMLPRSTQSRMQREINRGKRDARGSEIQRLIGRSLRAAVDMPRLGERTITIDCDVLQADGGTRTASISAGFVALFDALRTLKADGRLAEIPLKDQIAAVSVGKSGGALVLDLRYEEDSSADVDANVVMTGRGGIVEIQGTGEGAAFSRAELGQMLDLAASGIAEIQRRQLEVLGLTEDERRLFETCA; encoded by the coding sequence ATGGAGGCAGCACGCATAGACGGGCGCGCGCCCGGCGGACTGCGCCCGATAACCATTGAACGCGGCGTCAACAGATACGCGGAAGGCTCCGCTCTGATCCGCTGGGGAGACACGCACGTCCTCTGCACCGCCACGGTCGAAGAGAAAGTCCCGCCCTTCCTGCGCGGCTCCGGCAGCGGCTGGATAACGGCGGAATACGCCATGCTTCCGCGCTCGACCCAGAGCCGCATGCAGCGCGAGATAAACCGCGGAAAGCGCGACGCGCGCGGCAGCGAGATACAGCGGCTCATAGGCCGTTCGCTGCGCGCCGCCGTGGACATGCCGCGCCTCGGCGAACGCACGATAACGATAGACTGCGACGTGCTGCAGGCCGACGGCGGCACGAGGACGGCATCCATATCGGCGGGCTTCGTCGCGCTCTTCGACGCACTGCGGACGCTCAAGGCCGACGGCAGACTCGCAGAGATACCGCTGAAGGATCAGATAGCCGCCGTCAGCGTAGGGAAATCCGGCGGCGCGCTCGTCCTCGACCTGCGCTACGAAGAAGACTCGTCCGCCGACGTAGACGCCAACGTCGTCATGACGGGGCGCGGCGGCATAGTCGAAATACAGGGCACGGGCGAGGGCGCGGCCTTCTCGCGCGCGGAGCTCGGACAGATGCTCGACCTCGCTGCATCAGGAATCGCCGAAATTCAGCGTAGGCAGCTTGAAGTCCTCGGACTGACCGAAGACGAACGGAGGCTCTTCGAGACATGCGCATAG
- a CDS encoding SLC13 family permease, giving the protein MTNLIIFIVGLAIMLFLMMKTKLGPFACMLLAGLGIGMACGLDSMKAINTLVDGFAGTCKSIGLLVIFGTILGIYLEKSNACLRIATTLLRVVGNKNSSAALATTGYLVAIPVFSDVAMVLLAPLVKSVAKKSGKSPYALGTVTACSLLSTNAFVAPTPAPLAVIAVLGLDIGTSILWGLPAALFITICVWIFGEFYLMRKPASWFTPLESEKADSGVMPDESTLPSFIVSIMPILLPVVLILCASVGGQLLEKGTFLTVLNFLGDKNIALVLGIVVSILFLAPYLPEKERYAPMTDALKISGPIVFITAAGGALAKIVSATGVGETIAQVLINSPIPVIFIPFLITGFSKFAQGSASVAAILAAGLSVPMCEAGLITPLEAFLSISAGSSLGSHVNNSFTWVYSEFIGCDIKTTLKTLCVGQNIVMSITGIIATLVISMIA; this is encoded by the coding sequence ATGACAAATCTTATCATTTTCATCGTCGGACTCGCCATAATGCTTTTCCTGATGATGAAGACAAAGCTCGGGCCTTTCGCATGTATGCTTCTCGCTGGGCTCGGCATAGGAATGGCCTGCGGCCTCGACAGCATGAAGGCGATAAACACGCTTGTGGACGGTTTCGCCGGGACATGCAAAAGCATCGGACTTCTTGTAATTTTCGGTACGATACTCGGTATTTATCTTGAAAAATCGAACGCCTGCCTCCGCATCGCAACGACGCTGCTCCGCGTGGTAGGCAACAAAAATTCAAGCGCAGCGCTCGCCACAACCGGATACCTCGTCGCCATACCGGTCTTCAGCGACGTCGCAATGGTGCTTCTCGCTCCGCTCGTCAAATCGGTCGCGAAGAAAAGCGGCAAAAGCCCTTACGCGCTTGGCACGGTGACAGCCTGTTCTCTGCTCTCGACAAACGCTTTCGTAGCGCCCACCCCCGCACCGCTCGCGGTCATAGCGGTGCTCGGGCTCGACATAGGCACATCGATACTGTGGGGGCTTCCCGCCGCTCTCTTCATCACGATATGCGTCTGGATATTCGGCGAATTCTATCTTATGCGCAAACCAGCCTCGTGGTTCACGCCGCTTGAGAGCGAAAAAGCAGACAGCGGCGTTATGCCTGACGAGAGCACGCTTCCGTCATTCATAGTCTCAATAATGCCGATACTGCTTCCGGTCGTGCTCATACTCTGCGCGTCGGTCGGCGGCCAGCTTCTTGAAAAAGGGACTTTCCTGACCGTCCTGAACTTCCTCGGAGACAAAAACATCGCCCTCGTGCTCGGCATAGTAGTCTCCATACTTTTCCTCGCACCGTATCTTCCTGAAAAAGAGCGTTACGCTCCGATGACGGACGCGCTGAAAATCTCGGGCCCGATAGTATTCATCACAGCCGCGGGCGGCGCGCTCGCAAAGATAGTCAGCGCCACAGGCGTAGGCGAAACGATAGCACAAGTCCTAATCAATTCGCCGATCCCGGTAATTTTCATCCCATTCCTCATCACCGGATTCTCTAAGTTCGCTCAGGGCTCGGCCAGCGTAGCGGCGATACTCGCCGCCGGTCTATCCGTTCCGATGTGCGAAGCTGGGCTCATCACGCCGCTTGAAGCTTTCCTCTCAATCAGCGCCGGCTCCTCGCTCGGCTCGCACGTCAACAACAGCTTCACGTGGGTCTACAGCGAATTCATCGGCTGCGACATAAAGACGACGCTGAAAACGCTCTGCGTGGGACAGAACATAGTCATGTCGATCACGGGCATCATAGCGACGCTCGTCATCAGCATGATAGCATAA